The following are encoded together in the Salvelinus alpinus chromosome 37, SLU_Salpinus.1, whole genome shotgun sequence genome:
- the zbed4 gene encoding zinc finger BED domain-containing protein 4, which translates to MDGGEDLSLKSEEDVVDSETNGIENKKREAKGTCLKIEGQDGYVFKSYSITPHDTADAKTCPSKTLAKDSSPVASIHEEEPDNLSISQVDGQFKMNGSVNETGEACDKENSLRPTSPAISNKSLNLNTEIKIENDTSEHIEEDDPNSMEEETQEDERLSYDSSVGPFVTRDNTDDYSSMLSGYTSTLYDVAMDAVTQSLLSSMRSPANANPRKKSPAWNHFCISPRDSTKAICMYCMKEFSRGKNEKDLSTSCLMRHVRRAHPTVLLQDGDFSSNTLTASAASSLISPSNNGSLAASITTPAAQNNSSPSTSSAEGSDISSSKEVLPKLEKGAKNNTGTVSSSHSNNNHEEAMDGGGSERLAATPKNSSSRRRSAVWKHFYLSPADSSKAVCIHCMNEFSRGKNGKDLGTSCLIRHMWRAHREIVIEENGQGSNIPPPYTNPPTLLSRSQLHQDSVVDIKKESPFAPSSPETISDKVPHNEGESMDVKESDTINQLEQDSSLNLCFGLRDEDVPLPSSPCDLSLEGSGLKEDPASSIFQQNKKIMKRVKSEVWHHFIVSPGDQLKALCRYCPCVISRGKRGDFGTSCLMRHLMRRHPDVLKNQKSTNDKDSSPHPYAILSAAEAVPAKLSNSPAKEKKPHNSVFSKKTSKLWNHFSISPSDPTKVVCLHCSRTISRGKKTTNLGTSCLFRHMQRFHGNVLESNSTISGDVPSAEIHVKHELMDTSVYDENCERFDDYHPVAKKITTLVAEMLALDLQPSALVENTGLNRLLEYLQPQYSLPSSSYFTSIAIPDMYERVKEVVLTHLKEAESGIVHFTTSIWVTSQTREFLTLTAHWVSYESCVRPQGEDFHCSALLSVSQIDCDHDMLNIQKQLEYFWDTWISSLGLKKGFTVTDNNAIANVLEDNNHVIVQCFGHTIDLIVSEAIKSQRMVQNLLSIARKICERVYRSDKAKEKLAELQKVYQLPENCLIQDVPSKWRTSFFMLERLVEQKKAVDEMSIECNFREMISCDQWEVMQSVCNALKPFEVACREMSNRTASLGQVIPLIHILNRKIDMLFDETMGIDNMLKSLKEAMVSRMSSTLRNPRYTWATMLDPRYKASLFTEEEAEQCKQDLISELQVSLSTSIETKPSLSNGCGGELPASSNGSPSNNKDNLWALMDDIRHKIKQEDKPKSSELAVLEYLEEDILDQSCDPLDYWNLKKLLWPDLAKVAVRYVGCPPSIVPAEILFSTASVNCTLNQPMPLLENMEGLLFLKVNLPLIYYQH; encoded by the coding sequence ATGGATGGAGGGGAAGACCTCTCTCTTAAGAGTGAAGAAGATGTCGTAGATTCAGAAACTAATGGCATAGAAAACAAGAAAAGAGAGGCGAAAGGAACATGTCTAAAAATTGAGGGGCAAGATGGCTACGTGTTTAAATCATACAGCATTACCCCCCATGACACTGCAGATGCAAAGACCTGTCCATCTAAAACACTGGCTAAAGACTCTTCCCCCGTGGCTTCAATTCACGAGGAGGAACCAGACAATTTATCTATTTCTCAGGTTGATGGACAATTTAAAATGAATGGGTCTGTCAATGAAACAGGTGAGGCATGTGACAAAGAGAACTCTCTTAGGCCTACTTCTCCAGCCATTTCAAACAAAAGCCTAAATCTAAACACTGAGATCAAGATAGAAAATGACACATCTGAACATATTGAGGAAGACGATCCAAACAGTATGGAGGAGGAGACCCAAGAGGATGAAAGGTTATCATATGATAGTTCTGTCGGCCCCTTTGTTACTAGAGACAATACAGATGATTACAGTAGTATGCTTAGTGGGTACACAAGCACTCTTTATGATGTTGCGATGGATGCTGTCACTCAAAGTCTATTGTCATCCATGAGAAGTCCCGCTAATGCTAATCCCAGGAAGAAATCCCCTGCCTGGAACCATTTCTGCATATCTCCACGTGATAGTACCAAAgcaatctgtatgtactgtatgaaaGAGTTCAGTCGAGGTAAGAACGAGAAGGACCTCAGTACAAGTTGTTTAATGAGGCACGTACGAAGGGCTCACCCCACTGTGCTTTTACAAGATGGCGACTTCTCCTCAAATACTCTGACTGCTTCTGCTGCCTCATCGTTAATATCCCCCTCAAATAACGGAAGCCTGGCAGCTAGCATTACTACTCCCGCCGCACAAAATAACTCCTCACCGTCCACCTCTTCAGCAGAGGGCTCTGACATATCATCATCCAAAGAAGTGTTACCAAAACTAGAAAAGGGTGCCAAAAACAACACTGGCACAGTCTCATCCTCACATTCCAACAACAACCATGAAGAAGCGATGGATGGAGGTGGGTCTGAGCGCCTCGCTGCAACTCCTAAAAACTCAAGTTCCCGTAGAAGATCAGCTGTGTGGAAGCATTTCTACCTGTCACCTGCTGACAGTTCCAAAGCAGTATGCATACACTGCATGAATGAATTTAGCAGGGGTAAAAATGGAAAGGACTTGGGCACTAGCTGTCTGATTCGCCATATGTGGAGAGCCCACAGAGAAATTGTCATTGAAGAAAATGGACAGGGCTCCAACATCCCACCACCATATACAAACCCACCAACGCTATTGTCTCGCTCTCAGCTGCATCAGGACTCAGTAGTGGACATTAAAAAAGAATCCCCTTTCGCTCCATCATCCCCAGAAACAATATCTGACAAAGTGCCCCATAACGAAGGTGAAAGCATGGATGTGAAGGAGTCTGACACAATAAACCAATTGGAACAGGATTCCTCCCTCAATCTCTGCTTTGGACTTCGAGATGAGGATGTTCCTTTACCTTCCTCACCGTGCGATCTGTCCCTAGAGGGCTCAGGCCTGAAAGAGGATCCGGCGAGTTCAATCttccaacaaaacaaaaaaatcatgAAACGGGTGAAATCCGAAGTGTGGCACCATTTCATTGTCTCTCCAGGGGATCAGCTTAAAGCCCTCTGTCGATACTGCCCCTGTGTCATCAGCCGGGGGAAACGGGGCGACTTCGGAACCAGCTGTTTGATGAGGCATCTAATGAGAAGGCACCCTGATGTCCTCAAAAACCAAAAAAGCACAAACGATAAGGACTCCTCACCTCATCCCTACGCTATTCTCTCTGCTGCTGAGGCTGTTCCAGCCAAACTGTCCAACAGCCCTGCCAAAGAGAAAAAGCCACATAACTCTGTGTTCAGTAAAAAGACATCAAAGTTGTGGAATCATTTTTCTATTTCCCCTTCCGATCCCACTAAGGTGGTTTGTTTGCACTGTAGCCGCACAATAAGTCGGGGCAAAAAGACGACAAACCTCGGAACTAGTTGTTTATTCAGGCACATGCAGAGATTTCATGGAAATGTTCTTGAAAGTAACAGTACTATCTCAGGTGATGTGCCGTCTGCTGAAATTCACGTTAAACACGAACTCATGGACACTTCTGTGTATGACGAAAACTGTGAAAGATTTGATGACTACCATCCGGTTGCCAAAAAAATCACCACACTCGTTGCCGAAATGCTTGCACTGGATCTTCAGCCATCAGCCCTAGTGGAGAACACTGGTTTGAACCGATTACTGGAGTACCTTCAACCTCAATATTCTCTACCCTCCTCTTCATATTTCACCAGCATTGCCATACCAGACATGTAtgagagggtgaaggaggttGTTCTCACACACCTGAAAGAGGCTGAGAGTGGTATCGTCCATTTCACAACAAGCATCTGGGTCACTAGCCAGACTCGGGAATTTCTGACTCTTACCGCCCACTGGGTTTCATATGAATCATGTGTTAGACCTCAGGGCGAGGACTTtcactgctctgctctcctcagtgtgtCACAGATAGACTGTGACCATGACATGCTCAATATACAGAAGCAGCTCGAATACTTCTGGGACACCTGGATCAGCTCCTTAGGGCTGAAGAAAGGATTTACTGTAACCGACAACAATGCCATTGCAAACGTCCTGGAGGACAACAACCATGTCATCGTGCAGTGCTTTGGACACACCATAGACCTAATTGTGAGCGAAGCCATAAAGAGTCAGAGGATGGTTCAGAACCTTCTAAGCATCGCTCGGAAGATCTGTGAGCGAGTGTATCGCTCAGACAAAGCAAAGGAAAAGTTGGCCGAACTGCAGAAGGTTTACCAGTTACCTGAAAATTGCCTCATCCAGGACGTTCCCTCAAAATGGAGGACATCCTTCTTCATGCTTGAACGTCTGGTGGAACAAAAGAAAGCGGTCGACGAGATGTCGATAGAGTGCAACTTCAGGGAAATGATCAGTTGCGACCAATGGGAAGTGATGCAGTCGGTGTGCAATGCGTTGAAGCCCTTCGAAGTGGCCTGCAGGGAGATGAGCAATCGCACTGCCAGTCTGGGTCAAGTCATACCACTGATACACATTCTCAACCGAAAGATAGACATGCTCTTCGATGAGACGATGGGCATCGACAACATGCTCAAGTCTCTGAAGGAAGCGATGGTGAGTAGGATGTCATCAACCCTACGCAACCCCAGGTACACTTGGGCGACAATGTTGGACCCGCGGTACAAGGCTTCCTTGTTCACGGAGGAAGAGGCGGAGCAATGCAAACAAGACCTCATCAGTGAACTTCAGGTGTCCCTTTCTACCTCAATTGagacaaagccttcactatccaACGGATGTGGTGGAGAGCTCCCAGCGTCATCAAATGGCTCTCCCTCAAACAACAAGGACAACCTCTGGGCACTCATGGATGACATCAGACACAAGATAAAACAGGAGGACAAGCCAAAATCATCTGAGCTGGCAGTGCTGGAATACTTGGAGGAGGACATACTTGATCAAAGCTGTGATCCACTGGACTATTGGAACCTGAAGAAGTTACTGTGGCCTGACCTTGCCAAAGTCGCTGTCCGCTACGTGGGCTGCCctcccagcattgtcccagcagAGATTCTGTTCAGCACAGCCAGTGTGAACTGCACTCTGAATCAGCCCATGCCATTACTAGAAAACATGGAGGGGCTTCTCTTTCTAAAGGTCAACCTACCGTTAATTTATTATCAGCACTGA